The proteins below come from a single Leifsonia sp. 1010 genomic window:
- a CDS encoding Ig-like domain-containing protein, translated as MPGIGGRTFVSMVAVAAAGVLLLVGAGVGAPPAAASFATQCSAPTRVLDPASPSVALASGETVLLATGTFTGGVNALPSGATLCVAAGAVLQPAYVNNASGSVVIAAGGNAAFPAIAVGTGFDLDVEGVAAFSGLNVNGASSFTIAAGGTLTVAGGFSPSAGTFDNAGTMVVGGTLNLNSGAHIENAGALRIEGDANLNGRMDNTGTVEVTGSVTLNGGRFANLCRVRTAGALSNNSGESTNAGIVIAGGVFANNGTWRQSVEGLLSSAGLTDDGTVTGFGAYRFDGFTSVQGRFTGDSPGNPIQVHTQAPPGSIFDVQTGVVANVIRVADTRAATLGAPLPGCSANAEPFADVSVSKSGPATVLPGGDVTYTLVVANAGPHDATGVLLVDALPPETTAVVDAGGGTVTAGTISWSVGTLAPGTSASRTFTISQTAAVDTVLRDAASAVSDTADPDPSNNDGTSLDSQAETTVVAVAPSANNPPVAEPLVQPGFTDQLLFGRVTASDPDAGQELSFRITTPPAHGRAALVAGGYFGYRSASDFTGDDTFVYEVCDDGAPVLCASATVFLPISPVAVDDEAQTFADAAVEVPVVANDSDGAALDATLVSAPANGTGVVDPAASSITYTPAAGFTGQDSFQYRICSPTNASLCSTATVTVTVRPVNHPPVVEPLQLTTTVQTPVSLRIRATDPDPGQQLIYSRGIPPRSGTATVVGDEATYSPRFDFAGADSFTVIVCDDGEVVLCGTAIADVDVYPVANPDTSSTPQGTAVTIPVTDNDLGDVGPPTVSTNPAHGTATVSGVSIVYTPEPGYSGSDTFEYTICASIGPTLCATATVTVEVQPAAVVPPDGSGGSGSGAVELPPSPGGLAITGSSVPSLRAIGAAAIAIVLGMAMVLHRRRATEARSFRC; from the coding sequence ATGCCGGGAATCGGGGGCCGGACTTTCGTCAGCATGGTGGCCGTCGCGGCCGCCGGTGTGCTGTTGCTGGTGGGAGCGGGGGTCGGCGCCCCTCCCGCGGCGGCGAGCTTCGCGACGCAGTGCAGCGCACCGACGCGGGTGCTCGATCCGGCATCCCCGTCGGTGGCCCTTGCGAGCGGTGAGACGGTGCTGCTCGCCACGGGCACCTTCACGGGCGGGGTGAATGCGCTGCCGTCCGGTGCCACCCTGTGCGTCGCAGCCGGGGCGGTGCTCCAGCCCGCCTACGTGAACAACGCATCCGGCTCCGTGGTGATCGCGGCGGGCGGGAATGCCGCCTTTCCGGCCATCGCCGTCGGGACCGGCTTCGATCTCGATGTCGAAGGCGTTGCCGCCTTCTCCGGCCTCAACGTGAACGGCGCTTCCTCCTTCACGATCGCGGCCGGGGGAACGCTGACCGTCGCCGGCGGCTTCTCCCCGTCCGCCGGCACGTTCGACAACGCGGGCACGATGGTCGTCGGGGGCACCCTCAACCTGAACAGCGGCGCCCACATCGAGAACGCCGGCGCGCTGCGGATCGAGGGCGATGCGAACCTCAACGGCAGGATGGACAACACCGGCACGGTCGAGGTGACCGGCTCCGTGACGCTCAACGGCGGACGGTTCGCGAACCTGTGCCGCGTCCGCACCGCTGGCGCACTCTCCAACAACTCGGGGGAGTCCACGAATGCGGGAATCGTCATCGCAGGAGGCGTCTTCGCCAACAACGGCACGTGGCGGCAGTCGGTGGAAGGGCTCCTCTCGTCCGCGGGTCTCACCGACGACGGCACGGTGACCGGCTTCGGCGCGTACCGGTTCGACGGGTTCACGAGTGTGCAGGGACGCTTCACCGGAGACTCGCCGGGCAACCCCATCCAGGTGCACACGCAGGCACCCCCCGGAAGCATCTTCGACGTGCAGACCGGCGTCGTCGCCAACGTCATCCGGGTCGCGGACACCCGCGCCGCTACGCTCGGCGCTCCGCTCCCGGGATGCAGCGCCAACGCTGAACCCTTTGCCGATGTGTCCGTCTCGAAGTCGGGACCGGCGACCGTCCTCCCTGGGGGCGATGTGACGTACACGCTGGTCGTGGCGAATGCCGGGCCCCACGACGCGACCGGGGTCCTCCTCGTGGATGCGCTCCCGCCCGAGACGACGGCCGTGGTCGACGCGGGAGGGGGGACGGTGACGGCGGGCACGATCAGCTGGAGCGTCGGCACCCTCGCGCCCGGCACGTCTGCGAGCCGCACCTTCACCATCTCCCAGACGGCCGCCGTCGACACCGTCCTGCGCGACGCGGCGAGCGCCGTCTCCGACACCGCCGATCCGGATCCGTCGAACAACGACGGCACGAGCCTCGACAGTCAGGCCGAGACCACTGTCGTCGCGGTGGCGCCGTCGGCGAACAACCCGCCGGTGGCCGAGCCGCTCGTCCAGCCGGGATTCACCGACCAGCTCCTCTTCGGCCGCGTCACGGCATCCGACCCCGATGCCGGCCAGGAGCTCAGCTTCCGGATCACGACACCGCCCGCGCACGGCCGCGCCGCGCTGGTGGCGGGAGGCTACTTCGGGTACCGATCGGCGTCCGATTTCACCGGCGACGACACCTTCGTCTACGAGGTCTGCGACGACGGCGCCCCGGTGCTGTGTGCGTCGGCGACCGTGTTCCTGCCGATCAGTCCGGTGGCGGTCGACGATGAGGCGCAGACGTTCGCGGACGCGGCCGTGGAGGTCCCGGTCGTCGCAAACGACTCGGACGGCGCCGCACTCGATGCGACCCTCGTCTCCGCGCCCGCGAACGGGACGGGCGTCGTCGACCCCGCCGCCTCATCCATCACGTACACGCCGGCCGCCGGCTTCACCGGGCAGGACTCCTTCCAGTACCGCATCTGCTCGCCGACCAACGCCTCGCTCTGCTCGACGGCGACCGTGACGGTGACCGTTCGCCCGGTGAACCATCCGCCCGTCGTCGAGCCGCTCCAGCTGACGACCACGGTGCAGACACCGGTGTCCCTCCGTATCCGAGCGACCGATCCTGACCCCGGGCAGCAGCTGATCTACAGCCGCGGCATCCCGCCCCGGTCCGGGACCGCCACTGTCGTCGGCGACGAGGCCACGTATTCTCCGCGCTTCGACTTCGCCGGTGCGGACAGCTTCACGGTGATCGTGTGCGACGACGGCGAGGTGGTCCTGTGCGGAACGGCGATCGCCGACGTGGATGTGTACCCTGTCGCGAATCCGGACACCTCCTCCACTCCTCAGGGCACCGCCGTGACCATCCCGGTGACGGACAACGACCTGGGTGACGTCGGGCCGCCGACCGTCTCGACGAACCCGGCGCATGGCACCGCCACGGTCAGTGGGGTGAGCATCGTCTACACCCCGGAGCCCGGCTACTCGGGCTCGGACACCTTCGAGTACACGATCTGCGCCTCGATCGGTCCCACACTGTGCGCGACGGCGACGGTCACCGTCGAGGTGCAGCCGGCGGCGGTCGTCCCACCTGACGGGTCCGGCGGATCGGGGAGCGGCGCGGTCGAGCTCCCGCCTTCGCCGGGCGGTCTGGCCATCACCGGGTCCTCCGTTCCGTCGCTCCGGGCGATCGGAGCAGCGGCGATCGCGATCGTCCTCGGCATGGCGATGGTGCTCCACCGTCGCCGCGCGACCGAAGCGCGATCGTTCAGATGCTGA
- a CDS encoding MFS transporter: protein MAGRWGAVTVLGAAQFVMVLDSTVMNVSISTVVADLDTTIAAMQTAITFYTLTMAAFMLLGAKLGDVWGRKRALIIGSIVYAIGSLTTALSPNIVVLFLGWSIVEGLGAVLVIPAIAALIADNYQGHARVTAFAVIGASSGAAVAAGPLIGGFLTTYASWRYVFAGEVVIMAVVLVFSFLVGDHGTRSRIRIDILSVLLSAAGLVLIVYALLQTKSWGWILAGAGAPYTLLGLSPVPYLVAAGCVLLWLFFVRQRRLVASGRPPLLDVSLLRISQLRAGVGSLAIQYTVTAGLFFIVPIYLQLTLGLDALETGIRVFPLSISLVLFSVLGTMFSKRFSPRLIARVGQLTLVVASLILLGSVDVELNNWLFATGMFIAGAALGLLASQLGNVTMSAVGPTQLSEAGGIQGVFQNLGSSLGTALIGSVMIASLSSVFAGAVAESTLPDDVKSTVQERTQEGITPVAVADVPKIATDAGLGDDDAKALAGLYETSQLRSLELSFAALALVSCGALFFSRNLPREIVGGSADPVPARPERPERSERRSARRA from the coding sequence ATGGCAGGACGCTGGGGTGCGGTGACGGTGCTGGGGGCCGCGCAGTTCGTCATGGTGCTCGACAGCACCGTCATGAACGTGTCCATCTCGACCGTCGTGGCGGACCTCGACACGACCATCGCGGCCATGCAGACGGCGATCACCTTCTACACGCTGACAATGGCGGCTTTTATGCTGCTCGGCGCGAAGCTCGGGGATGTGTGGGGCCGCAAGCGCGCCCTCATCATCGGGTCCATCGTCTACGCGATCGGGTCGCTGACGACGGCGCTCAGCCCGAACATCGTCGTGCTCTTCCTCGGCTGGTCCATCGTCGAAGGGCTCGGCGCCGTGCTGGTCATCCCGGCGATCGCAGCCCTCATCGCCGACAACTACCAGGGGCACGCCCGGGTCACGGCCTTCGCCGTCATCGGGGCGTCGTCGGGGGCGGCCGTGGCGGCGGGCCCGCTCATCGGCGGCTTCCTGACCACCTACGCGAGCTGGCGGTACGTCTTCGCCGGCGAGGTCGTCATCATGGCGGTCGTCCTGGTGTTCAGCTTCCTCGTCGGCGACCATGGGACGCGCTCGCGCATCCGGATCGACATCCTCTCGGTCCTGCTCTCCGCCGCCGGTCTGGTGCTGATCGTCTACGCCCTGCTGCAGACCAAGAGCTGGGGCTGGATCCTCGCCGGCGCCGGGGCGCCGTACACGCTGCTGGGACTGTCGCCGGTGCCCTATCTGGTGGCAGCGGGCTGCGTCCTGCTGTGGCTGTTCTTCGTCCGGCAGCGCCGGCTCGTCGCCAGCGGCCGGCCCCCGCTGCTCGACGTCTCGCTGCTGCGGATCTCGCAGCTGCGAGCAGGTGTCGGCAGTCTCGCGATCCAGTACACCGTGACGGCCGGGCTGTTCTTCATCGTCCCGATCTACCTGCAGCTGACGCTGGGGCTGGATGCGCTGGAGACGGGGATCCGCGTCTTCCCGCTCTCGATCTCCCTCGTCCTCTTCTCCGTCCTCGGCACGATGTTCTCGAAACGGTTCTCCCCGCGCCTGATCGCCCGGGTCGGCCAGCTGACATTGGTGGTGGCCAGTCTCATCCTGCTCGGCTCGGTGGATGTGGAACTCAACAATTGGCTGTTCGCCACCGGGATGTTCATCGCCGGGGCCGCGCTCGGTCTGCTGGCCTCTCAGCTCGGGAACGTGACGATGTCGGCCGTCGGGCCCACCCAGCTGAGCGAGGCCGGCGGCATCCAGGGCGTCTTCCAGAACCTGGGATCGTCGCTCGGTACAGCGCTGATCGGGTCGGTGATGATCGCGTCGCTCTCGAGCGTGTTCGCCGGGGCCGTGGCCGAGAGCACACTGCCCGACGACGTCAAGAGCACGGTGCAGGAGCGCACCCAGGAGGGCATCACCCCGGTCGCCGTCGCGGACGTGCCGAAGATCGCGACGGACGCCGGGCTCGGCGACGACGACGCGAAGGCCCTGGCCGGACTGTACGAGACGTCGCAGCTGCGGTCGCTGGAGCTGTCGTTCGCGGCGCTGGCCCTGGTGTCGTGCGGCGCGCTGTTCTTCTCGCGCAACCTGCCCCGCGAGATCGTCGGAGGGTCCGCGGACCCCGTGCCGGCGCGGCCGGAACGGCCGGAGCGGTCGGAACGGCGGTCGGCGCGCCGCGCGTGA
- a CDS encoding alkyl sulfatase dimerization domain-containing protein yields MRDPHVWSEYLTEAIERYGDRADVLFTSHHWPTWGREELVAFLRIQRDLYGYLHDQTLRLLNRGLTGTEIAEELTLPPALEREWSTRGYYGSVSHNVKAIAQRYLGWFDGNPARLWPHPPQALAERYVRAIGGVDRVVELAQAAYDDGDFRWAATLLDHAVFADPDSAPAKSLYADTLEQLAYGSENATWRNFFLSGATELREGNFGTPTAANAPAVLAELTPEQIFDSIAITVDGPKAWDLDLSLEVDFTDLGRTFHLTLTNGVLIHVERRAPGDVPLRLTITKPDFLALLGGNPSPASMSLEGDAGVLQQLTAVLQRGDPGFNIVLP; encoded by the coding sequence GTGCGCGACCCGCACGTGTGGTCGGAGTATTTGACCGAGGCGATCGAACGCTACGGCGACCGCGCCGACGTGCTGTTCACCTCCCACCATTGGCCCACCTGGGGGCGGGAGGAGCTGGTCGCCTTCCTGCGCATCCAGCGCGACCTCTACGGGTACCTGCACGACCAGACCCTCCGGCTGTTGAACAGGGGACTGACCGGCACGGAGATCGCCGAGGAGCTGACGCTGCCGCCCGCCCTGGAGCGGGAGTGGAGCACGCGCGGCTACTACGGGTCCGTCTCGCACAACGTCAAGGCGATCGCGCAGCGCTACCTCGGCTGGTTCGACGGCAATCCGGCGCGACTCTGGCCGCATCCACCACAGGCGCTCGCCGAGCGCTATGTGAGGGCGATCGGCGGCGTCGACCGCGTCGTCGAGCTGGCGCAGGCCGCCTATGACGACGGTGATTTCCGCTGGGCGGCGACCCTGCTCGACCATGCCGTGTTCGCCGACCCGGACAGCGCGCCCGCGAAGTCCCTCTACGCGGACACGCTCGAGCAGCTCGCCTACGGTTCGGAGAACGCCACCTGGCGCAACTTCTTCCTCTCGGGGGCGACCGAGCTGCGCGAGGGCAACTTCGGCACGCCGACTGCCGCGAACGCCCCTGCCGTGCTCGCCGAGCTGACGCCGGAGCAGATCTTCGACTCGATCGCCATCACCGTCGACGGCCCGAAAGCGTGGGACCTGGACCTATCGCTCGAAGTCGACTTCACCGACCTCGGCCGCACTTTCCATCTGACTCTGACGAACGGCGTGCTCATCCATGTCGAACGCCGAGCGCCGGGCGACGTGCCGCTGCGTCTGACGATCACCAAGCCGGACTTCCTGGCGCTGCTGGGCGGGAATCCGTCGCCGGCCAGTATGTCGCTGGAGGGCGACGCCGGCGTGCTGCAGCAGCTGACGGCAGTCCTGCAGCGCGGGGACCCGGGCTTCAACATCGTCCTGCCGTAG
- a CDS encoding MBL fold metallo-hydrolase, which produces MQQNEPAPSIREAHRDAGDALPFSDGADFAAAERGFLGTLDDPAIRDAAGTVVWDTSTFGFLDGDAPPTVHPSLWRQGKLVLKNGLFEVTEGLYQVRGLDLSVMSFIEGDSGVIVVDPLLTKETAAAALGLYRRHRGDRPIVAVIFTHSHLDHFGGVLGIVSAEEVEDGRVEIVAPAGFIEHSISENVYAGTAMARRAGYMYVAALDRGPSGQVGAGLGLTLSTGETTLLVPTIDVAETGERLTFDGVEFEFQLAPNTEAPAEMHFFIPRYSALCMAENAPITSTTC; this is translated from the coding sequence ATGCAGCAGAACGAACCGGCTCCGTCCATCCGAGAGGCCCACCGCGACGCCGGCGACGCGCTCCCGTTCTCCGACGGCGCGGACTTCGCGGCAGCAGAACGCGGCTTCCTCGGCACCCTGGACGACCCGGCCATCCGCGACGCGGCCGGCACGGTCGTCTGGGACACCTCCACCTTCGGCTTCCTCGACGGGGATGCTCCGCCGACGGTCCACCCGAGCCTCTGGCGCCAGGGGAAGCTCGTGCTGAAGAACGGGCTGTTCGAGGTGACGGAGGGTCTGTACCAGGTGCGCGGGCTGGACCTGTCGGTGATGTCGTTCATCGAGGGGGACTCGGGCGTCATCGTCGTCGATCCACTGCTCACGAAGGAGACCGCCGCCGCCGCCCTCGGCCTCTACCGCCGGCATCGCGGTGACCGCCCGATCGTCGCGGTGATCTTCACCCACAGCCACCTGGACCACTTCGGCGGCGTGCTCGGCATCGTCAGCGCGGAGGAGGTGGAGGACGGCCGCGTCGAGATCGTCGCCCCGGCCGGGTTCATCGAGCACTCCATCTCGGAGAACGTGTATGCGGGCACCGCGATGGCACGGAGGGCCGGCTACATGTACGTTGCCGCGCTCGACCGCGGTCCCTCCGGGCAGGTCGGTGCGGGCCTCGGCCTGACGCTGTCGACGGGGGAGACGACTCTGCTCGTGCCGACGATCGATGTCGCCGAAACCGGCGAGCGGCTCACTTTCGACGGGGTGGAGTTCGAGTTCCAGCTGGCCCCGAACACCGAGGCGCCGGCGGAGATGCACTTCTTCATCCCGCGCTACAGCGCACTCTGCATGGCCGAGAACGCACCCATAACCTCCACAACCTGCTGA
- a CDS encoding FUSC family protein, with amino-acid sequence MRVTSWLRRHDPGFSALRRAARAAIAVPLLFLLGSRVIGNPEVALFGAFGAFAMLLFVDFGGPLRERVQAHAALAITGAVLVCLGTLASSPIWLSSLAMAVVALVVLFAGSVSSVIASAGTSLLLAFVLPVTLPGTVADIGPRLLGWGIAAVVGLIAITLLWPAPAREPLRLPAVEASRALAARIRAELPMMGDAAEIAALRERTAAAGEAAVGALQSVFLATPYRPTGLSAPARTVVRLVDELNWLNAVIGQMVRHRAAPPDGMDAAGPRSATAAAARLGAAAADVLEEGALVLAQHAADPAALESALDRLALERAAVEQTTLAVSPVGRTPASDEQAERFVAALDPGFRAQELAYAVETVAGNIALTARAERRTWWQRMLGRQPGDLSGPLAAATERASGFVGWNSVWLRNSIRGAIGLGLAVLLAKATGVQHSFWVVLGTISVLRSSALNTGQTALRGVLGTVVGVIVGAAALFVIGGNPVALWLVLPVAILIAGIAPAAISFAAGQAAFTVVLVLLFNVIAPTGWTVGLIRIEDIALGCAVSLVVGALFWPRGASASLRTAVGDAYLAGIDYLRAAVEFGLARCDPATPRGAEPRQQSLRAAAASRRLDDAFRTYLTERGAKPRPLAEVSATVTGVAGIRLAADAILELWRGQSSEPSAAPGAAAAHATLDGQVDRLEDWYRALASALESRADLPTPAPPDPAADRSLASAVLGELDHSTAGAATAVRIIWTADYLEVVRRLERAIVEPGAPPV; translated from the coding sequence GTGCGGGTGACGTCCTGGCTCCGACGCCACGATCCGGGCTTCAGTGCGCTGCGTCGCGCGGCGCGCGCGGCCATCGCGGTGCCTCTGCTGTTCCTGCTCGGCAGCCGGGTCATCGGAAATCCCGAGGTCGCGCTGTTCGGCGCGTTCGGCGCCTTCGCCATGCTGCTCTTCGTCGACTTCGGCGGCCCGCTGCGCGAGCGGGTGCAGGCGCACGCGGCTCTCGCCATCACGGGAGCGGTGCTCGTCTGCCTGGGCACGCTCGCGTCGTCCCCGATCTGGCTGTCCTCCCTCGCGATGGCCGTGGTCGCCCTCGTCGTGCTGTTCGCGGGTTCGGTGAGTTCCGTCATCGCCTCGGCCGGCACCTCCCTGCTCCTCGCCTTCGTGCTGCCGGTCACCCTGCCGGGGACCGTCGCCGACATCGGCCCGCGCCTGCTCGGCTGGGGGATCGCGGCGGTCGTCGGACTCATCGCCATCACCCTTCTCTGGCCGGCGCCGGCCCGCGAGCCGCTGCGTCTTCCCGCCGTCGAGGCGTCCCGCGCGCTCGCCGCCCGCATCCGGGCTGAGCTCCCGATGATGGGGGATGCCGCCGAGATCGCGGCCCTGCGCGAGCGGACCGCTGCGGCGGGGGAGGCTGCGGTCGGCGCACTGCAGAGCGTATTCCTGGCCACCCCGTACCGCCCGACCGGACTGAGCGCGCCGGCGCGGACCGTCGTCCGGCTGGTCGACGAGCTGAACTGGCTGAATGCGGTGATCGGCCAGATGGTCCGCCATCGGGCCGCACCGCCCGACGGGATGGATGCTGCAGGTCCGCGCTCGGCGACGGCCGCGGCAGCGCGGCTGGGGGCGGCGGCGGCCGATGTGCTCGAGGAGGGCGCGCTCGTTCTCGCTCAGCACGCCGCGGATCCCGCAGCGCTGGAGTCGGCGCTCGACCGCCTCGCGCTCGAACGGGCAGCCGTGGAGCAGACGACGCTCGCCGTTTCTCCGGTGGGGCGCACTCCCGCCTCCGATGAGCAGGCCGAGCGATTCGTGGCCGCCCTCGACCCGGGCTTCCGAGCCCAGGAGCTCGCCTACGCCGTCGAGACCGTGGCGGGCAACATCGCCCTGACAGCACGCGCGGAGCGGCGCACCTGGTGGCAGCGGATGCTGGGTCGGCAGCCGGGTGATCTGAGCGGTCCGCTGGCGGCGGCGACGGAGCGTGCGTCGGGGTTCGTCGGCTGGAACTCGGTCTGGCTGCGCAACAGCATCCGCGGTGCGATCGGCCTGGGCCTGGCCGTCCTGCTCGCCAAGGCGACCGGCGTCCAGCACTCGTTCTGGGTCGTGCTCGGAACCATATCCGTCCTGCGTTCGAGCGCACTCAACACCGGGCAGACGGCGCTCCGGGGCGTGCTCGGCACGGTCGTCGGCGTGATCGTCGGCGCGGCCGCGCTGTTCGTCATCGGCGGCAACCCGGTCGCGCTGTGGCTGGTGCTCCCCGTCGCCATCCTCATCGCAGGGATCGCGCCGGCGGCGATCTCATTCGCTGCCGGTCAGGCGGCGTTCACGGTGGTCCTCGTCCTGCTGTTCAACGTCATCGCGCCGACGGGATGGACCGTGGGCCTGATCCGCATCGAGGACATCGCCCTCGGCTGTGCGGTCAGCCTCGTCGTCGGCGCCCTGTTCTGGCCGCGCGGTGCGTCCGCGTCGCTGCGGACGGCCGTCGGGGATGCGTATCTGGCCGGCATCGACTACCTCCGTGCCGCCGTCGAGTTCGGACTGGCGCGCTGCGACCCGGCGACACCGCGTGGCGCCGAGCCGCGGCAGCAGTCGCTCAGAGCCGCGGCGGCCTCCCGTCGGCTGGACGACGCCTTCCGCACCTACCTGACGGAGCGAGGTGCCAAGCCCCGCCCCCTCGCGGAGGTGTCGGCGACCGTCACCGGCGTCGCGGGCATCCGGCTCGCGGCCGACGCGATCCTGGAGCTGTGGCGCGGTCAGTCGTCCGAACCCTCGGCTGCTCCCGGTGCGGCCGCCGCACACGCGACCCTCGACGGGCAGGTCGACCGCCTGGAGGACTGGTACCGCGCCCTCGCCTCGGCCCTCGAGTCCCGCGCCGACCTGCCGACGCCGGCGCCCCCGGATCCCGCCGCCGACCGCTCCCTGGCCTCCGCTGTGCTGGGCGAGCTCGACCATTCGACGGCCGGCGCCGCGACGGCCGTCCGCATCATCTGGACCGCCGACTATCTGGAGGTCGTCCGTCGCCTGGAGCGCGCGATCGTCGAGCCGGGTGCTCCGCCGGTGTAG
- a CDS encoding DUF6766 family protein produces MRLREHGLSIAFAALFLAALIGQSVAGLFQFNQDQLSHGGSTESWLAFITSSDFVVDVAENWQSEYLQFFLLILATIWLVQKGSPESKKPGDEGLGTDEEQLMGRHARPDSPSWAKVGGWRSALYSNSLLIVMGAIFLLSWLLQSLAGQVVYNAEQVEHHEAMVSWGQYLVSADFWNRTLQNWQSEFLAVGSMVAFSIYLRQRGSSESKPVGAPHHTSAVDAE; encoded by the coding sequence ATGAGACTGCGCGAGCACGGCCTCAGCATCGCGTTCGCCGCGCTCTTCCTCGCCGCCCTGATCGGGCAGTCCGTCGCGGGACTGTTCCAGTTCAACCAGGATCAGCTCTCGCACGGCGGCAGCACGGAGTCCTGGCTCGCTTTCATCACCTCGTCCGACTTCGTCGTGGACGTCGCCGAGAACTGGCAGTCGGAGTACCTGCAGTTCTTCCTGCTGATCCTGGCGACGATCTGGCTCGTCCAGAAGGGGTCGCCCGAGTCGAAGAAGCCCGGCGACGAAGGTCTCGGCACCGATGAGGAGCAGCTGATGGGTCGGCACGCGCGGCCCGACTCGCCGAGCTGGGCGAAGGTTGGGGGATGGCGCAGCGCGCTCTACTCCAACTCGCTCCTGATCGTGATGGGGGCGATCTTCCTGCTGTCGTGGCTGCTCCAGTCGCTGGCGGGCCAGGTCGTCTACAACGCCGAGCAGGTGGAGCACCACGAGGCGATGGTGAGCTGGGGACAATACCTGGTCTCGGCGGACTTCTGGAACAGGACGCTGCAGAACTGGCAGTCCGAGTTCCTGGCGGTCGGGAGCATGGTCGCGTTCTCGATCTACCTCCGGCAGCGCGGCTCCTCCGAGTCGAAGCCCGTCGGAGCGCCCCACCACACGAGCGCCGTCGACGCCGAGTAG
- a CDS encoding SRPBCC domain-containing protein, whose translation MVDVERSIVVRATQERVWAAIVDSKEFGAWFGAEFDGPFEVGRTTTGRIVPTTVDAEVAAAQEPHRGSPIAAVVIAIEPPTRFAFRWQPAPGSDVLTTVEFRLAAEGDGVRVTITEDGFGALPEDIRDQARESNDGGWEAQTRLLGAYLERTSLERP comes from the coding sequence ATGGTGGATGTGGAGCGCAGCATCGTGGTGCGGGCGACGCAGGAGCGGGTATGGGCGGCCATCGTCGACTCGAAGGAGTTCGGGGCGTGGTTCGGCGCGGAGTTCGACGGGCCGTTCGAGGTCGGCCGGACGACGACCGGGCGGATCGTTCCCACGACGGTCGACGCCGAGGTCGCCGCCGCACAGGAGCCGCACCGCGGGTCTCCGATCGCGGCCGTGGTCATCGCCATCGAGCCGCCGACGCGGTTCGCCTTCCGCTGGCAGCCGGCGCCCGGCTCCGACGTGCTGACGACCGTCGAGTTCCGCCTGGCGGCCGAGGGCGACGGCGTCCGCGTCACCATCACGGAGGACGGATTCGGTGCGCTGCCCGAGGACATCCGCGATCAGGCGCGCGAGAGCAACGACGGCGGCTGGGAGGCGCAGACCCGTCTCCTCGGCGCTTATCTCGAGCGCACCTCCCTAGAACGCCCGTGA
- a CDS encoding metalloregulator ArsR/SmtB family transcription factor: MTATLEAAAPVFAALGDPTRLGLVLALGDSGPRTAARLAAERPVTRQAVEKHLAILDAAGLVHSERRGRERLWRVDPAALASAGELLRQASARWDAALERLRIHVEG; this comes from the coding sequence GTGACGGCGACACTCGAGGCGGCAGCGCCGGTGTTCGCCGCACTCGGCGACCCCACCCGGCTGGGGCTGGTGCTCGCCCTCGGCGATTCGGGCCCGCGGACGGCGGCGCGGCTCGCGGCCGAACGCCCGGTGACGCGGCAGGCGGTCGAGAAGCACCTCGCGATCCTCGACGCTGCGGGGCTGGTGCACAGCGAGCGCCGCGGACGGGAGCGGCTCTGGCGGGTCGACCCGGCGGCTCTCGCGTCGGCCGGCGAACTGCTGCGGCAGGCCTCGGCCCGGTGGGATGCGGCGCTCGAGCGGCTGCGCATCCACGTCGAGGGATGA
- a CDS encoding META domain-containing protein codes for MNPAHRLRPSSERAVAGRSIAGASALLLALAALAGCAPSSASDYTGTWTSDHPTGTSLDLKDGGQLSGNDGCNSLTGTWSESKGSITFGALAATQKACADVDPWLSKAASARSDGDTLNVYDEAGTQIGVLDRK; via the coding sequence GTGAATCCCGCGCATCGACTCCGCCCCAGTTCCGAACGCGCCGTCGCCGGACGCTCCATCGCGGGTGCGTCGGCGCTCCTGCTGGCGCTCGCCGCCCTGGCGGGTTGTGCGCCGTCGAGCGCCTCCGACTACACCGGGACCTGGACGTCCGATCATCCCACCGGCACCAGCCTCGACCTGAAGGACGGCGGCCAGCTCAGCGGCAACGACGGTTGCAATTCGCTGACCGGCACGTGGAGCGAGTCGAAGGGGTCGATCACGTTCGGTGCGCTGGCCGCGACGCAGAAAGCGTGCGCAGATGTCGACCCGTGGCTGTCGAAGGCCGCGAGCGCGCGCTCCGACGGCGACACCCTGAACGTCTACGACGAGGCCGGGACGCAGATCGGCGTGCTCGACCGCAAGTGA